In the genome of Rhopalosiphum padi isolate XX-2018 chromosome 1, ASM2088224v1, whole genome shotgun sequence, the window agcaaataaaaaacaaaaacaaaaacaaataaagaaCACTAATAGATAATTTAACAAGAAACATAaggtttaatgaaatataagacactatataaaatattagaaaataaaattaaatacatgtatattatatggccatataggtactataattttcaaaaaagttcattattttcgaaatataaacattgtttattctaaaaaatatagattaataatttgtttccaacaaaatataatattatattataattatttataatcaacaaaataggtactttaaagGAAATATAATTAACAGAAGTCTATaatgactaatattttttagttaattataaattataattttatgcaattattacaaattataaaatttttatgggTACTTAATGAACTATCAATTATACCACTATGTAGTTACATATTtagcaaaaaaattaaagtcaaagattattttttgatcaaatattatgaacaaatatatttaatatgatatatttataaaaaatattaatttaaaatggctTATTTGGACCCAACAGCTCAATTAACAATTTAGGCCTATTTAGTAATTTTGATAGTGTGTTTAAGGCATAATACCTTTATGTAAATgagaaataaatacattgttgTTTCAAAATATTCGTATGTTTTGTTCAATAGCTCAAAACATAAAAGAAATAGTTGAATCGCACCGAGAAAGTTGCGACATAATAAAACCAAAGacacttgtatttttaattaatcacaAAAGCTAATCATTGGAAAacggataataataaaaatataatataaatataggtatatatattataataaatgcacaTACAAAGCGATATAAACTAAAATGTCAACCACTTGACATATTTTTCACGCAAGATTACAAGACTATAGTATAACAGTTGGGTTAGGTTATGACGtatagttatactataatataactgtactacagaaatgtgtaaaaataaaatgatttagttCCGTGATGAGCTCCGTCGTCTGATCTCTAAGAAAACACAGCAGTCACGGAccttacaacataatatataggtacaactcCGTTTACGTGTCATTTGAACAGCTAGGAAGGGAGCGGGGGCAACAATTTTTTTCGTTTGTGGGGGGAGGGCGAGGGTAAACCGCCACGTTTTACTGTTTAATAAAAGCTACAGTTATAGTTATGCACATACATGCACACATACCttcaccacacacacacacgcgcgcacacacgaCGTTGTCTGCCAGGCGGTATGTAGTGTTATTATGGTGTAGTAATGGGGAGCTAGCGGCAGCAATCAATAGCGTGCCCATGGCACACTATCGCGCCGTACACGCGGACCCTTACGAGTGTTTGCTTTAACTGCGTATACGCGATGGCCTACAATACGAAACCACATGAAAAACAACGCGTATAACAATCTTTACACGGTTATCGGTGCGCGGTATTGAAACCGCACGAGTATACGGagcgatttaaaatatatagcacTTATAGGGAAATGAtacaaaaaaccaacaaaaaaaattattattataatatatttaaaacatactgattatatttttaatggcaACGATTATTGCCGACGTACTGCAACGATGATAGGGCAGTGCTATCACCCGGTTGCTGGGTGGCGGCGACGGCGGTGgtgacgacgactacgacggcggcgacgacgacgacgaccggaCAGTGGTTTGTCGAACGATTCGCACTGCACGTTTAATGGaaaaactttgattttatattagaaaaaaaaaacaaataaaaatgtaggttACGGAACTgactttaaaataacaataatgtactaaagtagcaaaaataaatttaaaaaatagtaattacaaCTACAGAACTGGGCTTGTTGCTACTCGGTGAGCTTTATGACACTGGGCACGGAGAGACTTTTCGGGGAAACACCCCGCTGTCATTGGTCCGTACAGTTCGGTTGCGCGCGGTAAGGCCGCATATACGCATGATAATGTGGTGGCGCGCGCTGTGAAAACCGTGTAGATGGTTTTTCGCAGCGCGCGCTATTCCCGTGCATGGGCGGGGGCGGAATCGATTTTCCAGCAATGTTCCACCACTGCCACCGTTCCCGCTACCGTCATCACGTCTGGCGTCGCCGCTATTCTACCGAGTCGTCGACGGCGACGCGTACAGATAGCGCTACCGCCGACAGATGGACCGACCACCAAAAGGGAGATTATACCGAATGTGAAGCCGAGTGCCCacgttttcaaattaaaaacgtgtttaaattttaaaatgtagaagAAAAACGTgtcattcttttttttaaataaacataaatatacaattaaaatttctgTAGTAAGAtcgacttaaaaatataatcttgtattacattttcaaagctTTTTTTACCAAGAAACTACTTTCTAAGTATctagattctaatttttttttttaaaacacatgaTTTTATCAGTTACATTATTTATGctcaatgttaaatttttaaaacatatttaatttaataacttaaattgttattatttttattaataattcaattattacgttttaattAATGACATAACATACTacattatagtaatacaaataaaagtaaaaataattaaaatacttgttacagatatttaaataaattatacaggtTAAATACTTCAATGTATGTAACATGGGATACTAAATATGTGGTTAGAgcagattaaattaaaattgggtATGATGtggtgtaattattaaattatcaaacgcTAAAAACGAAAggtcgaatatttttttttcatataaagaATTACTAGATAGTCTATATAGAACGTATTATTTGTTATGCAAAATCTATCaaattatcttttaaaactgaattatattcctttcaaaatattaatacaatttgataagagtgaataaatagattatatattttagtagacGATGTTTTAATACACAGAATATGTATCGCAATAATCTGACACAtccaaatgtaattttaatgtaaaattctcATATCTCCATAATACACCGTgtattgtacaaatatattactgccgattttttaatacaaatttgagAAAAGTAAACTTCTACACAAACTTTTTTTGGAACATAACAAATTGCTTGATAAATAACAAACTTAACTTTAACttcgataaatttaaaattaagcatGCATACAACAAGAGAGTATTTAAGGGGGCATTcgctatatttttttctatatgatacattaattaataatttatttaaaaaaatttccgtTTGATAAATATCGTAAATTGTAATGATATCATACTAAACATAATAAGAATTGTATGCCTATTTAACATAATcaactgaaaattatttttagtttgtatagaagaaaaattaatttccccCCCCCCACATGGTCACAACAATTCAAATACGCCCTCGGCATCCAATATATCATACttattaagtatgtataaataatatccaGTATAgaataaacctattataatattaaaaagaaaaaaatttaaaaatcggaATATGCTGTTTAGTATGTTTCGACTGTTTCGAGTATATACTTTTTCAGCTGTAAGTTAGTCGCTGAAAAGGAGCTGTGTATATTGaatccaataataaattattgaatttatgtaaaaaaaggaAATTGTATGTCAGCAGCATCAATAATTCTaaagatgtttttttattttcttaagagGGCGCTGTACCACCATGTATTGTTCACGTCTTACAAACGTGCATGTGCAATTTTACGTTctcaataatcaattttaatgttgtttttttaaattaaaatgaaataaccaaattataaaaattaaaagttaaaattataaagaaatttatgagcattttaaaactgtacattgtttgtacattttaaaatgatcatgacttattgtaacaaaattaaaatatcaataaattcctTCGAAATGTCCTACTGTCTTAGATAATAACTACGTAATTTtactctaattttaaaaataataaaataaaatggattctttcaaattcaatacatacattatagtgACTTACTCGTCAATGCCGATATACATTCAAAACCTAGTATACAGCAAAACGATTATCtaatttcttcttttttaatttttaaatataatcaaaaaccatttacataaatttttaaatttctcataCTATAATAGATCCTTAAGgagtgttattattaattattattagatctaGTATTTATGATACTTGGACCATtttcacaaataataaatgttaatagattcgtaaaatttttaaattaccatattCTATACATATCTTCTAAACCCGTTATCAAAAAccaattatcaagttaaatgatttaattttaaattttgattttgacacGTAAAGTTtcccaataattttttaaataaaaacgtacaAACTACGGAAAAACGGAAAAGTTaactcaaaatcatttttttaacacaaaaaatgaattactttatatactgggatttttttacaaaatatgtataataggaaTTTTTAGACTTgatgttcaaaatattcaaatttattaaaataaatagtagctTATAATAACGGGTTTTCTCCTGGCAAAACTTGtaacatttaactattatttttaaattatcaaattatcattttatttacataatgaaattttcaaaatattagattaattttagaCTATTTTaggcatttaaaattttcaaatatattgttttatttaatgtcCCGATAATAATGTTAAGATctgatcaaaatatttaaaaatgtaattcattcaAGATTCCACAAAAATTGTTCTTacagaaacataaaaatatataatcttaatttattcataaatgataaatgattaaaattcaaaatgtgcagtttattttataattaaaaacgtgtAAAATGTTTGATTGTAATAGATAAGGCTTGATAATGTAATAAGAGATGTCTCATAAGATGTTCTAACAATTCcagataggtacataaaaatctcaaaaatacataaacataataatataatatattacgatatacAAGTccggaaataatattaatttgtccaAAAACCTAAAATTTAGCTCGAATCcttaaaacaaaatcattaatcaataattagttGTCGTATAGCCCCCgttattttctgttttaattAGCTATGATGATATCTGCAAAAGTAAAGCAGTCAGCTGAGAAACaagtaatttatgtataataaatagttttaagactataattatacgtatattatagtatatttttgataatacaaaaacatacaagaagttagatattttaaaacttgaatCATTAAAATTGCATAATGATAATTATGGACCTACAATTCAAGAAGAAAATTCTTTTGACTGGCCAGATGTTGATATCGTAGTCAAGATATCTCGTATCGTAATTCCATCGGCTAACACCACGAGTTAAGATATCTTAAATCAGGACTAACTACTAACtagcttttaatttttctaaggaAAAATAACACCATTGCAGTGTCTGCAGTCTGCAGTTGATCTCGAGTCTCAACGCGTCATTCTGAGAAAACGCAAGCGCCCCGCACAACAATTATTCTACTATGGAAAGAGTGGGCATCCACGCGGGTCGATAATATTCCGCCCGTGGCAATTGCGCGCACACTACAACAATGATCACCCGCAAAtcgcaatatattatagtcaatttacattctttaacaattattattttaaatactcatgCACAAACACGCGATACTATTTCCCCCGCAGTATAATTTCATAATGATGGCTATAGACGTACGAGTATTTATGGGACTTAATCCAACCCCGTAGTAGGAAcacatatagtacatatattcatataaacaataattatataataatagactcCCGGAAATGTAGACAGTCCAGTCTCCATATAAGCTATAACaatcttataaataaacaaaatttttatgtcACAATATTTGTTATCAGATGAATTTTCATGACTAACAAttctcattaataaaatatttaggtaactataagatcattttaaatatgtaaatgtaataggtactaaTACACCATATTTGGTACGacgattatagttattattttattaatcagaTCGTTTTCAACAATAgttgtttcttttttattttttaagttaaaatttaatttgtatcattttaatatatcaatggAATTTAGGGAATTAAATACTGGCCGTTTTTAAAGATCTCAACATAggatttttactaaatatgatGAATGCGTGTCGTGTAAATGTGTATGTAAAAAACTAGTAAGTGATCATTAGACAGTGTGCGTGACTGTAGTGTAAAGAATGTACACGTGCACACATATGTCAACAACGTGTCGTCGAAAGAGCTAtacacgaatatttttttttttttctatgtctAAAAGTATCAATTTTTTACCAACTACAATGCTAGCTCGGATATATCCATAAAATTACCGAAACTGAATTTTGTCATAAAGTTTACTAGATAACCAGTTTcttgcaattttaaattaatttcagatTTTGAGCGAAGCGAATAACGggtaaatttattgattttacaatactgtttttttactttatatctaTTACCATCCTTAGAACTAGTAAAATGCATCAAACTTCAACCTAGAGGGTAATTTTTAGTAGCGAATTGGATCTAGTTAGTCTTAGTAGTTAGTACTTAGCTTCAGAGTGAAAGCAATCATTGTATTTTCCCTCTTTTTTGGGGGGGCGGGCGGGGAAGTGTATGGTTTTTCAGTGATTTGTTTTTTTGAGTTTACAAACACCTTTTGATCCACTAAAATGGTATGGTACCGGATagcaaattggatttagtttatACTATTGAGACTTtggaagtaaaaaataaaaatgttcactaCTTTGCAAAATATtcgagataaataaaaataaaaaaggtgggcaagtgggtatcgctctgctgtatattgAGATGGGGGGTAGGTGACACTATAATGGatatgtttaatttgaatacaatgacaggtatcattgtatacgaaaaactattttgaacggagatgatttgtcagtctaggataattagttggatatattatattattacctatgtttaaattgtaatatatcgtaattttacgcgatttcgtaaaaattaaatttcatacgctcataaaattatttctatgtagacgctagaaattttttttacagttacttgtaggaaaacttatgaagaaccttgtatttggtttttcaactatataggtataaatcacaaaaattttatgaattttcaacttcaaaatttctTGTAAATTTCAcgattttaacatatttcataaacatttgactttaaatacttatcaacaaaaattgtggcaaacgattttttattttttttttttattacgataagtataacttataataaaccatgtattaaattttaaagattttttggggagccaaatttttttataggcatttcaaaaaaaaaaaacttagaaaaaccGAAAActttaattgtctataaataacttaaaaaaagtcaagatatttcgaaaatttaatcgtaaatagataacgttaatataaacatttggtgaaaatttcaagtatttacaatgattcgtttttgagttacgacaaaataaaaaaatcaatttagtcgaaaactgattatgcgtaaaaatgcTCGTTTTACCGTCACTTTTTTTAGAGTTTTCCCTAAGGCTTTTGAAAAtcactggaaattttttacttttgaaagtaccaactagatgaattttccttttcaaatagGGGCTAAAgccaaaaatcaaagcattatttctactccaaatcgtgtgacagatacaaaaaaaaacatacatcattgtaaaatcaatacattcctcacttcgttcagaatctaatacatatatatataggcaaaaCGGAAATTcctataaaaaccaaattatttgtttttattgtaattcatagCCGAATAGtgaataaactttaatattgttCTAAAATATTAGATACTATTATCACTTATTAGACATgacttaactttaaaaatatcttgGTTCTTTTATGCGGTTttagacatttaaaatgttcaactttttatagttttaattcaatttatattatatgataactttTTTGCATgagaataaaatacttaataatttaattcaagattccttataagttattttacttttagatgcaatgtttttataataaattaaatcgacCTACCgtattaattaaagtaaaataaattacttaaataacaaaaaaaaagtcaatagtaaatacataaatatatcatacagtATACTTAGTTATAAAAGGTAACAGAACATCTTTGCTCAGCAACGTTTTTCAtatgtaatgatttatcattgaattcaaatttaacgcatacatatcatatattacGTACTTCTTAATTATActacaactttttatttttgaccctCTCAAAGTACCAACACTTTCCTACTAAAAaagatattgaaattaaaaattaaagcatttttactaaTCCAAAAAGTGGTTACAAGCACATAAAAGCTACCATTGATACCAcactattatttgttattgtatttaaactaataatttatttttatcaaaaaagttTACCTCTTCGTCAACAAATATACTTTCCTCTTCTGAATATCCATCGGTCTGCTTAACGGAATTATCGATCCACGAATTCACTTTATCTGCTACATCTTTTGGACACCTAGACTCGGAAAAATCTTCTTCATTCACATCATTAACAACTGCTTTCAATGGCTCAATTGCTATATCTTTGCCCgctatattttcattttcatcttCTACATCATTATCCTCCACTTCCTCATCCTCCTCGTCATCAGCATCGTCCTCTTCAGTTTTATCTTCTTCGGTATTGATAGTTGTAGTAGCAGTTTCGTTTGCTCTTTTTTGATTGTCTATCAACATGGAATTAGCAACAAGCGTGAATCGCAATCCCGAGCTGACATTGAACAGACGTGGTTTCTTTTTCTTCACCTTACACTTCTCAAACACATTCCGAAATCCTTGGAACTTCTTTTCAATATCCTCAACTGTGTCTTCTTCCAGTACACGACCATCGCCTATTTTGGCACCAACTTCGTCTGCATGCATAGAAGGAACGTACGATTCTTGTATATTAGTTCTATGACGTTGTTTACGACGTCGGTCATTCGATCGGTAGAAAACGCGAAACAACGATTTTTGCTCACGATCACGGACATTGCCTGATCGTACATCGTACACACAATTCGGTTTTGGGGGACTAATGCCAAGTAATTTTGTCACATAATACTTACAAGTGGCCGCCGTATCCATTGCAggtatacactattatacagACACATTGTCAATTACTAAATGTCTTATATTATGAacacaactaataatatataaaacaactcCTATTGTAGTTAACACCAAAGCATAATTCACACGCAAATACACACACAACAACATACAACAcacatactaaatttaaatgtgtGGTGTGTGCGGTGGATAAGGAGGATATGACATTCGTACGAACATTTGTACAAACAAATGTGCGACGAGGGGACCTAAATAATCGTACAATTATACcagtttttaatgtatatacttcGAAGGTTAAAAAGATATTTCAGAGACCCAGCTTATCGCTTTCAGaccaatataatcaaaataaattttattatatcaaaacttTTTAGAAATAGATAGGCAATTATtaaacacgataataataagaaaatacatttaactgaaattgtttgatattattttgaatttatagtttaatatggtAACTATGAAATACCATcaatttatgataattgataaatgataatattctaatactagtaatactacatactaataaataatttttttttaattttttgacatAGGTAGATTAAtatgtaagttttaaaatattttaatataatattttatgtttatgaatcataagttataaattattgttagttacctaacttattttatcttattttaatgtaaatattagatGTATTTTATCTTCTAAGTAGATTATATgtaaatgcaattttaattaacaaatatgtaTGATCTAGACTCTGTAAATAAGATCATACACAGCAGCCGTCTTGACGTGTGCAGAGGCCTCATTACACATGGTGAGAGTTAACGACAATAATTgctcaatatgtatatatatatacttatattataagctGTAACAACTGTCCATTGAAGTAAGTATTAATGATTCACATATTAAGTTTCACTTAACAAAAATCCCTAGTTAACAATTACAAAactgaattatataatacttagaaAATCAAGATTgtgttcatttatttaaatctttattggTGAAATAATGATGacattataaagataaataattgaaatatatttttatcaaaaacaaaaactcaaaaactaaaaaaaaaaaatttttaaatttcaataataaaaatagtgaatTTTTTGTAATCTATGGTTAATTAATCTGTAATATTTACATGAGtagcttaataatataaaaaatttagaatgcCTTGATTAtggtaatacataaaaaattataataatttgtaatgtcataatttaaaaatatataatcttaagtatcaaaagacaaaaataatatatataatatatatgtactaataTGATAGTATTTCTGGATATACTTCAAATTATTGATGTTtaacaaatgtaaataaatatattataattaatgtattttattctaatttattctaattaattaattaataaacaattaaaaccaaattcctacaagttatttaaaaattcaaattttttatttatcaataaaacacaaaatattttaatatagtataaaaaaatttatttcggtaaaaaaaaaacaaaaaaaatatagatttttagttatataaaaaaaatagtataacatGGACGGATTTAGTTaccttaatattaattataatataatacagttccactaagaaataatttatcaataaactaataaatcaaagttatataataaaagacaAAACATATgtgattaaatatgaaaattaaatgtttggTGTTTTAAATTAACCTTTGAACATAAatgatacttaatattaatgaaaggTTTATTATAAACCTATTTGGTAATagtgctataataattataaattattaaatacttatttgaaaTCATAATACTGTAGTTCTTCTagctaacaaaattaaataaaaattatagttaatgtaTACCAAAACTTCACAATATGGTtgaatacaaacatattataaaaataatatatatcattatcaacaacattttaaattattcgtaaataataaaaccaaaaacctaaataaatgtttgatttttcagtacatataataatcatgattcttatacattaaatgtatgttaTGCAAATATAATTACTGGTCAATAttacgaacaaaaaaaaatatacttatcagCACAATAAGCAAATTGGAAGATGTAGATATATTAGCTGAATTACACCAATGGTCAAAATAGCAAAAGCACCAAGTAGTTGAATCATAATAATctctgtaaatatttaaaataattaaaatgtaataatccatgtttattttaagtacatacCGTTTAATATCCAACTCAGGAATTGAATTATTCACATAGTGGCCTAGTTTAACATCGAGGGAACTTTTTCTACAACCCTCATACTTATCAGCAGGAATATCTGTTCGAAAACCTTTTAATGAACTCAAACAATCACGAGTAATACGTTCTtcagcttaaaaaataaaaataaaaataaatataataataatattaattgtatactctCTCAGACCCATATACAACAAAGATAAAacaatttcacttttttttttttttttgaattatctaaaagaaaaattttctattataaaagttatattgaaggtttaatataccaattgtataatttaaaatataatttgactttaaattcaacatttagaaaaataaaattcatccaATTGTATTGATAATGGGTGACTCCTTCATCAGCCCCTTTTAAATATACTCTTAAACCTTAGTATATAAGCTTATCtattatgcattttttgttttaaattgaaaataaatataaatatatattcaactcTACAAATGATAAAaggaattgtaaattttaatggatatagtgtaatatttagacaaatttagtatttagtaaattaatataatatttaatattaatttagtaattttagtgAACATTCTTTATAAACTTCtctatctttaaaattttgattaatttaaattattttcagaatatcatcttaaatgtaaaaataaacaacagaATTGCAATTTTCATATGAATCAGGATGTAACATCATTTATAAGCGTATCGTGGCGTTTTTCATACTCGACAATTACTaactaaaaaaaccattatgtGACACATCAATTTATATGAAAACTCTACTAGATAAATAGTGGTAAAATTTATCTGTTGTTAATTAACTTGCATGattaatgaaaacattatttatatggcAAAATAATCATTATCCAATTCACTTTATttagaaaatcaatttttatttacattagttATTTGATGTGACCACCATTAATTTTGATGCAAAAACTGTATCATATCTTGATTCATGAGAATTTTGCAAAAAATACCATTTgagagtttatttttaatttataatattttaaaaataattttaataagaccAAATTTTTAAGATAGAAAAGAAATTTCAAAAAACTGTTCATTGGGCCACTGCAGTTAATATGCTTAAGAGCtcattcatttaaaaaacacCTTATCTaagataaaaatgatttttttgtcaAATGGATTTGATACTGGTTGTTTTTGTCTTTTTCTAACACACGTAGAACATAGCAATGTAAACATGTTTTTTGCCAAACATCCCAATTAATCTATAAAGTGAAGCAATAAGAAATctaaaaacagatttgaatttgttgCTAAATCAGCTTGAAATTGACTttctcacttttttttttttattattattagaacttcttcaaaaattacaatatgacaatttattaatttctattttatttaatgtaaatttttagtaatttaaggttatacaatattattaatatggaaAAATTGATTAAGTCAAATCAGTTTTCagatttattatcatttcactgaataaataagtacatttaGCAAAGAAAACATCTAAATTTCTTTTACGCATGTATTAGATAAAAACAAAGTCAGTATTGAATCCTctgaatcaaaattaaaaaataacaaaatcacaTTCCAGTATTTCACCCaattttaatgtaggtaataatCCCAACAATAGTCACAATAAAACTAAagtaaaatttctaaatattatgtaactaaatttgtattaatagtataaaacaattactaaaaattaagtaatgttaacttaataatatttctgataCTATTTCTgactaatttattaaacaattttatcaaaaatattattaagttaacattacttaatttttagtaattgttttatactattaatacaaatttagtaacataatatttagacaTTTTACTTTAGTTTTATTGTGACTATTTTTAGGATTATTACCTATGTTAA includes:
- the LOC132918030 gene encoding uncharacterized protein LOC132918030, with translation MTRSKAFLSLVIFSTIFVHAQSYLLCYQCVSTHPGCGTPFKWLWHKTVSCPEEDDICVKVIEKVGAEERITRDCLSSLKGFRTDIPADKYEGCRKSSLDVKLGHYVNNSIPELDIKRDYYDSTTWCFCYFDHWCNSANISTSSNLLIVLISIFFFVRNIDQ